The following coding sequences lie in one Arachis hypogaea cultivar Tifrunner chromosome 4, arahy.Tifrunner.gnm2.J5K5, whole genome shotgun sequence genomic window:
- the LOC112744777 gene encoding serine carboxypeptidase-like 45, translating into MFMSSLLWSCIAMCVSLALALPHPSSSSSSHQPLKITRLPGQPHVEFQQFSGYVTVDNSNNKALFFYFVEAQKDAPSKPLVLWLNGGPGCSSIGVGAFSENGPFRPKGEALVRNQFSWNREANVLYLETPIGVGFSYSKDTSSYVGVNDKITARDNLIFLQNWFVKFPHYRNRSLFIVGESYAGHYVPQLAELMLEFNRKEKLFNLKGIALGNPVLEFEADFNSRAEFFWSHGLISDVTFQMFTSVCNYSRYVREYYSGAVSPMCSRVMSQVSTETSRFVDKYDVTLDVCISSVFSQTKVLNPQQVTETIDVCVEDETVNYLNRKDVQSALHARLVGVTRWSACSNVLDYELRDLEIPTITVVGKLVKAGIPVLVYSGDQDSVIPLTGSRKLVHQLARKLRLRTTVPYRVWFEGEQVGGWTQVYGNILSFATIRGASHEAPFSQPKRSLVLFKSFLEGRPLPEEF; encoded by the exons atGTTTATGTCTTCTCTCCTTTGGAGCTGCATTGCAATGTGTGTTTCACTTGCACTTGCACTTCCacacccttcttcttcttcttcttcacaccaACCTCTTAAGATTACTCGCTTACCAGGTCAACCCCATGTTGAGTTTCAACAGTTTTCAGGTTATGTTACTGTTGATAACAGCAACAACAAAGCACTTTTCTTCTACTTCGTTGAAGCTCAAAAGGATGCACCTTCCAAACCCCTTGTTCTTTGGCTCAATGGAG GGCCTGGTTGTTCTTCTATTGGAGTTGGTGCATTTTCTGAAAATGGACCATTTAGGCCAAAAGGAGAGGCCTTGGTGAGGAACCAATTCAGCTGGAACAGAG AAGCAAATGTTTTGTACTTGGAAACACCAATTGGAGTTGGattctcttattcaaaagataCTTCCTCTTATGTGGGTGTAAATGACAAGATCACAG CCAGGGATAACTTAATATTCTTGCAAAACTGGTTTGTAAAGTTCCCACACTACAGAAACAGAAGTTTGTTCATAGTAGGAGAAAGCTATGCTG GCCACTATGTTCCTCAACTTGCTGAGCTTATGCTAGAATTCAACAGAAAAGAGAAGTTGTTCAATTTAAAAGGCATTGCT CTTGGCAACCCAGTTCTTGAATTCGAAGCAGATTTCAATTCAAGAGCTGAGTTCTTCTGGTCACATGGACTAATCTCAGATGTAACATTTCAAATGTTCACATCTGTGTGTAACTATTCAAGATATGTGAGGGAATATTATAGTGGAGCTGTTTCTCCTATGTGTTCAAGGGTTATGAGCCAAGTTAGCACAGAAACTAGTAGATTCGTCGACAAGTATGATGTTACACTTGATGTTTGTATATCTTCAGTGTTTTCACAAACCAAGGTCCTCAATCCTCAG CAAGTTACCGAAACCATAGACGTGTGCGTTGAAGATGAAACAGTGAATTATCTGAACAGGAAGGATGTTCAGTCGGCTTTGCATGCGCGACTGGTTGGAGTAACAAGATGGTCTGCTTGCAGCAA TGTACTAGATTATGAGCTGCGCGATTTGGAGATACCAACAATCACAGTTGTTGGTAAATTAGTAAAGGCAGGAATACCAGTCTTGGTCTACAG TGGTGATCAAGATTCAGTTATACCATTGACTGGAAGTAGAAAATTAGTGCACCAATTGGCAAGAAAACTGAGGCTGAGAACCACTGTGCCATACAGGGTCTGGTTTGAGGGGGAGCAG GTGGGTGGCTGGACTCAAGTTTATGGTAATATCCTTTCATTTGCCACCATTAGAGGAGCATCACATGAAGCTCCATTTTCACAGCCTAAGAGATCACTTGTGCTGTTCAAGTCCTTCTTAGAGGGTCGACCTCTACCTGAAGAATTTTAA